From a single Staphylococcus epidermidis genomic region:
- the rarD gene encoding EamA family transporter RarD, protein MSSEYKKGIFLALGAYILWGILPIYWRLIDEIGAFEILAFRIIFSVIFMIFVLIIGKNQRNAFFRDVNQLVSHPVQLIAIIVAGYVITVNWGTFIWAVSNGHVLQSSLGYYINPLVSIVLALIFLKERFNKFEWLAIIFALVGVLYMTIKIGEFPFISLLLAFSFGIYGLLKKIVHIDAISSITIECIVTAPAGLIYVIYLWQQQHITFGLNISSFWLLFSGAITAIPLILFSAGAKRIPLSLTGFIQYVGPTIMFILGIFVFKEPFNTDQLITFIFIWIGIVLYSISQYVQIKKNPVVK, encoded by the coding sequence GTGTCTTCGGAGTATAAAAAAGGAATATTTTTAGCTTTAGGTGCTTATATTTTATGGGGGATTTTACCCATATATTGGCGTTTAATTGATGAAATAGGCGCTTTTGAAATTTTGGCATTCCGTATTATTTTTTCAGTGATATTTATGATTTTTGTGCTCATTATAGGAAAAAATCAACGGAACGCTTTTTTTAGAGATGTTAATCAGTTGGTATCGCATCCCGTGCAACTTATTGCCATCATAGTTGCAGGGTATGTTATTACCGTGAATTGGGGGACATTTATTTGGGCAGTATCTAATGGTCACGTGCTACAATCTAGCTTAGGTTACTACATTAACCCACTAGTGAGTATCGTCTTGGCGCTTATATTTTTAAAAGAGAGATTTAATAAATTCGAATGGTTAGCCATCATTTTTGCACTAGTAGGCGTACTTTATATGACAATAAAAATCGGTGAATTTCCATTTATTTCACTTCTGTTAGCATTTTCTTTTGGTATTTATGGTTTACTAAAAAAGATTGTGCATATCGATGCGATAAGTAGCATCACTATTGAATGTATTGTTACTGCACCAGCCGGTTTAATCTATGTTATTTACCTATGGCAGCAACAACACATAACATTTGGATTAAATATATCATCATTTTGGCTACTATTTTCAGGTGCAATTACAGCAATACCATTGATTCTGTTCTCAGCAGGTGCTAAGCGAATTCCATTATCGTTAACTGGCTTCATTCAATATGTAGGGCCGACAATCATGTTTATCTTAGGTATCTTTGTCTTTAAAGAGCCATTTAATACTGATCAATTGATTACCTTTATTTTTATATGGATAGGTATTGTGTTATATAGTATTTCTCAATATGTTCAAATTAAGAAAAACCCAGTTGTAAAATAG
- a CDS encoding ABC transporter substrate-binding protein: MDKLTVGLEWFLNPDHMLLILGIEKGWFKEESLEIEMIEPKEHFDALDEIENGSMDIAITEPIHLVQDRAKEQNVIGFARYLHTNGGIMYNKDKNIARPKDLIGKRLQYPGAPGPGGIAMAKTMIEADGGTYKEGDITPVNHSFYHTDALLTDKADAATLIFENFEILEARNQGLNVDYFPLKNYNVPDFCQLIFITTPEVLNTSEVKLKKFLKVIQKAIHYINHHLESAIEIYSTYTQTDISNQLNKDTIEATAKCFTNDLSMSSDYYNDLQLWLKEVNDIKDTINPTLYFTNQLLFSRYTK, from the coding sequence ATGGACAAATTAACAGTAGGTTTAGAATGGTTTTTAAATCCTGATCATATGCTGTTAATCTTAGGTATCGAAAAAGGTTGGTTTAAAGAAGAATCATTAGAAATTGAGATGATTGAACCAAAGGAACACTTTGACGCACTAGACGAGATTGAAAATGGTTCAATGGATATCGCGATTACTGAACCTATTCATCTGGTTCAAGATAGAGCTAAAGAACAAAACGTCATCGGGTTTGCGAGATATCTTCACACTAACGGAGGTATTATGTATAACAAAGATAAAAATATCGCTCGCCCCAAAGATTTAATCGGTAAACGGCTTCAATATCCTGGCGCTCCCGGTCCAGGTGGTATTGCCATGGCTAAAACGATGATTGAAGCAGATGGTGGCACATATAAAGAGGGTGACATCACACCAGTTAATCATAGCTTTTATCATACTGATGCACTTTTAACTGATAAAGCTGATGCTGCTACACTCATTTTCGAAAATTTTGAAATTCTTGAAGCTAGAAATCAAGGACTTAATGTAGATTATTTTCCACTTAAAAATTATAATGTACCCGATTTTTGTCAACTCATTTTCATTACTACACCTGAAGTATTAAATACGAGTGAGGTCAAACTTAAAAAGTTTCTGAAAGTCATTCAAAAGGCCATTCATTACATCAATCATCATTTAGAAAGTGCAATTGAAATTTACTCAACGTATACTCAAACTGATATCTCTAACCAATTAAACAAAGATACAATTGAAGCAACAGCTAAATGTTTTACAAATGATTTGTCTATGAGTTCCGACTACTACAATGATTTACAGTTGTGGCTTAAAGAAGTCAATGATATTAAAGACACGATTAACCCAACTTTATATTTTACAAATCAACTACTATTCAGTCGATATACAAAATAA
- a CDS encoding anion permease has translation MGSTVKYRKFILPIVVGLIIWALTPIKPDALNDQAWFMFAIFVSTIIACITQPMTIGAVSIIGFTIMILVGIVDTKTAVQGFGNSSIWLIAMAFFISRGFVKTGLGRRIALQFVKLFGKKTLGLAYSLVGVDLILSPATPSNTARAGGIMFPIIKSLSESFGSSPRDGSERKMGAFLIFTEFQGNLITSAMFLTAMAGNPIAQSLAEKTAHVQITWMNWFVAAIIPGLISLIVVPFIIYKLYPPTVKETPNAKKWATEQLEEMGHMSIAEKLMVGIFIIALALWVLGSFINVDATLTAFIALALLLLTGVLAWSDILNETGAWNTLVWFSVLVLMAEQLNKLGFIPWLSKLIAQGLNGFSWPIVLVLLILFYFYSHYLFASATAHVSAMYAALLGVAVASGAPPLFSALMLGFFGNLLASTTHYSSGPAPILYAAGYVTQKRWWTMNIVLGIVYFIIWIGVGSLWMKLIGMM, from the coding sequence GTGGGAAGTACTGTTAAATATCGTAAGTTTATTCTACCTATTGTCGTTGGTTTAATTATCTGGGCATTGACGCCTATTAAACCAGATGCCTTAAATGATCAAGCTTGGTTTATGTTTGCTATTTTTGTGTCAACCATCATTGCTTGTATTACCCAACCTATGACTATAGGTGCAGTATCAATCATTGGTTTTACAATCATGATTTTGGTTGGAATTGTTGATACAAAAACTGCCGTTCAAGGCTTCGGTAATAGTAGTATTTGGCTTATTGCAATGGCCTTTTTCATTTCAAGAGGATTTGTAAAAACAGGGCTAGGTCGACGTATTGCTCTGCAATTCGTTAAATTATTTGGAAAGAAAACGCTTGGTTTGGCTTATTCACTTGTTGGTGTTGATCTTATCTTATCTCCTGCTACGCCAAGTAATACAGCACGTGCTGGTGGTATTATGTTTCCAATCATTAAGTCCTTGTCAGAGTCATTTGGTTCATCGCCGAGAGATGGTTCTGAGAGAAAAATGGGTGCGTTTTTAATCTTTACTGAGTTCCAAGGTAATTTAATTACTTCAGCTATGTTTTTAACAGCTATGGCCGGTAACCCTATAGCACAAAGTTTAGCTGAAAAAACGGCACACGTTCAAATTACATGGATGAATTGGTTTGTTGCTGCTATTATACCCGGATTGATTTCCCTCATCGTTGTCCCTTTCATTATTTATAAATTATACCCACCAACTGTTAAAGAAACGCCTAACGCTAAAAAATGGGCTACTGAACAACTAGAAGAAATGGGACATATGTCTATAGCCGAAAAATTGATGGTTGGCATCTTTATCATAGCATTGGCTTTGTGGGTATTAGGAAGCTTCATTAATGTTGATGCCACGCTCACTGCATTTATTGCTTTAGCATTGTTATTATTAACAGGTGTATTAGCGTGGTCAGATATTTTAAATGAAACAGGAGCATGGAATACACTCGTTTGGTTCTCAGTTCTTGTATTAATGGCAGAACAATTAAACAAGTTAGGCTTTATCCCATGGTTAAGCAAACTCATTGCTCAAGGTTTGAATGGCTTTAGTTGGCCTATCGTTTTAGTTTTACTCATCTTGTTTTATTTCTACTCACATTATTTATTCGCAAGTGCAACAGCACATGTCAGCGCCATGTACGCCGCGTTACTCGGTGTTGCAGTCGCTTCGGGTGCACCGCCATTATTCAGTGCATTAATGTTAGGGTTCTTTGGTAACTTACTGGCATCAACAACACACTATAGTAGTGGACCAGCGCCCATATTATACGCAGCTGGCTATGTTACACAAAAGCGCTGGTGGACTATGAATATTGTACTTGGTATAGTCTATTTTATTATTTGGATTGGTGTAGGTTCACTATGGATGAAACTCATTGGTATGATGTAA
- the lpdA gene encoding dihydrolipoyl dehydrogenase: protein MSKSYDLIVIGAGPGGYVAAIRGAQLGKNVAVIEKNNAGGTCLNVGCIPSKTLLEHGEKAHSIRVANDWGITTKDLKIDFTQFVQRKKKVVQTLTGGVKQLLKKNKVTYIEGEARISKNLKVDVNNETYQAKDIILATGSQPFIPPIDGLDQVNYETTDTFFDLEKLPKQLAVIGGGVIATELASSMADLGVRVTIIEVADDILLTEINETREMLKAHLDNQGIKILTKAKIKQVKESKIILDGQDDVSFDTLLVATGRQPNTQVAKDLNLEMDGKFFKVNEHYETSQKHVYAIGDLIKGYQLAHAASAHGIHVVETIMNKQPSLVRQEDITRCIYTRLEAASVGLSEAQAKEAGYDVKVTQSAFQGNAKALIKGENEGFIKLVVDKKYGEVLGAFIVGPHATDIIGELLSVKASEGTIHELSQIIQPHPALLEAIGESADAFFDSAIHM from the coding sequence ATGAGTAAATCATATGACTTAATCGTAATAGGAGCTGGACCTGGTGGCTATGTAGCTGCAATACGTGGTGCGCAACTTGGTAAAAATGTTGCAGTCATTGAAAAAAATAATGCTGGAGGCACGTGCTTAAATGTAGGTTGCATCCCCTCTAAAACGTTGTTAGAACACGGCGAGAAAGCACACAGCATACGAGTTGCAAACGATTGGGGAATCACAACGAAAGACTTAAAAATTGATTTTACTCAATTTGTCCAACGAAAAAAGAAAGTTGTACAAACACTTACGGGTGGCGTGAAGCAGTTGTTAAAGAAAAATAAAGTTACTTATATTGAAGGGGAAGCACGAATTTCTAAAAACTTAAAAGTGGACGTTAATAATGAAACGTATCAAGCGAAAGATATAATTTTAGCAACTGGCAGTCAGCCGTTCATTCCACCAATTGATGGGTTAGATCAAGTCAATTATGAAACAACCGATACATTTTTCGATTTAGAGAAGCTACCAAAACAGTTAGCGGTTATCGGTGGGGGTGTGATTGCAACAGAACTCGCATCCTCAATGGCTGATCTTGGAGTTAGAGTTACGATAATAGAAGTTGCAGATGACATTTTATTAACTGAAATCAACGAAACTAGAGAAATGTTAAAAGCACATTTAGATAATCAAGGTATTAAGATACTGACGAAAGCAAAGATAAAACAAGTTAAGGAATCGAAAATAATATTAGATGGGCAAGATGATGTTAGCTTTGATACCCTTCTTGTTGCAACAGGTAGACAACCGAATACGCAAGTTGCAAAAGATTTAAATTTGGAAATGGATGGTAAATTCTTTAAAGTCAATGAACATTATGAAACGAGTCAAAAACATGTCTATGCTATAGGAGATTTAATTAAAGGATATCAACTTGCACATGCAGCAAGTGCACATGGCATTCATGTTGTCGAAACAATAATGAACAAACAGCCGTCACTTGTGCGTCAAGAAGATATTACGCGTTGTATATACACAAGACTGGAAGCAGCATCAGTTGGGTTATCAGAAGCGCAAGCTAAAGAGGCTGGTTATGATGTGAAAGTGACTCAATCAGCATTTCAAGGGAATGCAAAGGCGTTAATCAAAGGAGAAAATGAAGGATTTATTAAACTTGTCGTTGATAAAAAGTATGGAGAGGTTCTTGGTGCTTTTATTGTAGGACCACATGCTACAGATATAATTGGAGAACTTTTAAGTGTCAAAGCATCAGAGGGTACGATTCATGAACTTTCTCAAATTATTCAACCACACCCGGCTTTATTAGAAGCAATAGGTGAGAGTGCAGATGCATTTTTTGATTCTGCAATTCATATGTAG
- a CDS encoding thiamine pyrophosphate-dependent dehydrogenase E1 component subunit alpha — MKMEKEQAHWIYKTMNEIRFFEEKVHKIFSDGRIPGFVHLYVGEEAVATGVMSQLNDDDYITSTHRGHGHAIAKGCDLNGMMAEIMGKRDGLGHGKGGSMHVAEIDKGMLGANGIVSGGFGLAIGASISIINQGKDNVAVCFFGDGAANEGNFHEGLNFASILDLPVLFICENNQFAEGTTHDYASASETIAERAAAYNMPGVRVDGMDVVEVYKATQEAVERAKKGEGPTLIECDTYRKYGHFEGDEQKVKSPDDRNADKNATVEFRKRAIEENWLTEKEADEIEKAAEQAVEDAVKFAEESELPDEDSLYKDVFA; from the coding sequence ATGAAAATGGAAAAAGAACAAGCACATTGGATTTATAAAACGATGAACGAAATTCGATTTTTTGAAGAAAAGGTACACAAAATTTTTAGTGATGGTAGAATTCCAGGATTCGTACACTTATATGTAGGTGAAGAAGCTGTTGCAACAGGTGTTATGTCTCAATTAAATGATGATGACTATATTACAAGTACACACCGTGGTCATGGGCATGCGATTGCAAAAGGATGCGATTTAAATGGTATGATGGCAGAAATTATGGGTAAACGTGACGGATTAGGTCACGGTAAAGGTGGCTCAATGCATGTTGCAGAAATTGACAAAGGAATGCTCGGTGCGAATGGTATTGTCAGTGGTGGTTTTGGGTTAGCAATTGGTGCAAGTATTTCTATCATTAATCAAGGTAAAGATAATGTTGCCGTATGTTTCTTTGGTGATGGTGCTGCAAATGAAGGTAATTTCCATGAAGGTCTTAATTTTGCTTCAATTTTAGATTTACCTGTTCTTTTTATATGTGAAAATAACCAATTTGCTGAAGGAACTACACATGACTACGCAAGTGCTTCTGAAACAATTGCAGAGCGTGCTGCGGCTTATAATATGCCGGGTGTACGTGTTGATGGCATGGATGTTGTGGAAGTATATAAAGCAACACAAGAGGCTGTAGAACGCGCTAAAAAAGGTGAAGGACCAACGTTAATTGAATGTGATACGTATCGTAAATATGGACATTTTGAAGGTGATGAGCAAAAAGTAAAATCACCAGATGATCGTAACGCAGATAAAAATGCGACAGTAGAATTTAGAAAAAGAGCAATTGAAGAAAATTGGCTCACTGAAAAAGAAGCAGATGAAATAGAAAAAGCAGCTGAACAAGCTGTAGAAGATGCTGTGAAATTTGCTGAAGAAAGCGAATTACCAGATGAGGATTCATTATACAAGGATGTTTTTGCTTAA
- a CDS encoding alpha-ketoacid dehydrogenase subunit beta, which produces MSEERKLTFMGAINEAIDQSMEKDEDVILIGTDVSGGAKVDHIKDDDTFGGVFGVTKGLAKKYSRKRVIDTPIAEHITLSTAVGAAATGLRPIAELMFNDFIGFGLDPILNQGAKMRYMFGGKAKIPLVVRTVHGAGASAAAQHSQSLYNMFAAIPGVKVVVPSNPYDAKGLLMSAIQEDNLVVFSEDKTLLGQKGNVPEEPYTIEIGKANVTREGDDLTIVAIGKMVAVAEETAEKLAEDQVSVEVIDLRSVSPWDQETVLDSVKKTGRLIVIDESNPQCNIAGDVASVIGDVGFDYLDGPIKKVTAPDTPVPFAANLEAAYMPNADKVLDIASELIDDLKKANA; this is translated from the coding sequence ATGAGTGAAGAACGCAAGTTAACATTTATGGGGGCTATTAATGAAGCTATTGACCAATCTATGGAAAAAGATGAGGATGTCATTTTAATTGGTACTGATGTCTCAGGTGGTGCAAAAGTAGACCACATCAAAGATGACGATACATTCGGTGGTGTATTTGGTGTAACAAAAGGACTTGCAAAAAAATATAGTCGTAAACGTGTAATCGATACACCAATTGCTGAACACATTACATTGAGCACGGCAGTAGGAGCTGCTGCGACAGGGCTACGTCCAATTGCTGAACTCATGTTCAACGACTTTATTGGATTTGGTTTAGATCCAATTTTAAATCAAGGGGCAAAAATGAGATATATGTTTGGTGGAAAAGCCAAAATCCCACTAGTTGTACGTACTGTTCATGGAGCAGGGGCAAGCGCTGCTGCACAGCACTCTCAGTCTTTATATAATATGTTTGCAGCAATTCCAGGAGTTAAAGTTGTTGTTCCATCTAATCCATATGATGCGAAGGGTCTACTGATGTCAGCTATTCAAGAGGACAATCTTGTTGTCTTTTCAGAAGATAAAACATTATTAGGACAAAAAGGTAATGTTCCTGAAGAACCTTATACTATAGAAATTGGTAAAGCCAATGTGACGCGTGAAGGTGACGATTTAACAATTGTGGCTATTGGAAAAATGGTAGCTGTAGCGGAAGAAACTGCTGAAAAACTTGCAGAAGACCAAGTATCAGTTGAGGTCATCGATTTACGCTCAGTGTCACCATGGGATCAAGAAACAGTTTTAGATTCTGTGAAGAAAACGGGTCGCCTAATTGTTATTGACGAATCTAATCCACAGTGTAACATTGCTGGAGACGTTGCTTCAGTGATTGGAGATGTAGGATTTGATTACTTAGATGGTCCAATTAAGAAAGTGACCGCACCAGACACTCCTGTACCATTTGCAGCGAACTTAGAGGCGGCATATATGCCGAATGCTGATAAGGTATTAGACATTGCATCTGAATTAATTGATGATTTAAAAAAGGCTAACGCATAG
- a CDS encoding dihydrolipoamide acetyltransferase family protein, producing MSENIIMPKLGMTMKEGTVEEWFKSEGDTVKQGESIVTISSEKLTNDVEAPASGTLLEIKVQAGEDAEVKAVLGIIGEEGEAIDKDEDDLASEKVKEDNEHEKETQEVKDTSQQSSDNKDNSPKSAARERIFISPLARNMAEDKGLDINKIKGTGGNHRITKLDIQRVEANGYDYASDTTSNEDTSHVPTQTVDTSAIGEGLNPMRQRIAQNMRQSLNSTAQLTLHRKVDADRLLDFKDRLATELKQADQDVKLTVTTLLAKAVVLALKEYGAMNARYEQGELTEYEDVHLGIATSLDEGLMVPVINHADTKSIGTLAHEIKSSAEAVREGNTGAVQLEGATFTITNMGASGIEYFTPILNLGETGILGVGALTKEVVLEADNIKQVSKIPLSLTFDHQILDGAGAADFLKVLAKYIENPYLLML from the coding sequence ATGAGTGAAAATATTATTATGCCAAAGCTTGGAATGACAATGAAAGAGGGAACTGTTGAAGAGTGGTTTAAATCAGAGGGTGACACCGTAAAACAAGGAGAGAGTATTGTTACAATAAGCTCTGAAAAATTAACCAACGATGTTGAAGCGCCGGCGAGTGGGACATTGTTAGAAATTAAAGTGCAAGCCGGAGAAGATGCAGAGGTTAAAGCGGTATTAGGTATAATTGGAGAAGAAGGGGAAGCTATTGATAAAGATGAAGATGATTTAGCATCAGAAAAAGTAAAAGAAGACAACGAGCATGAGAAGGAAACGCAAGAAGTTAAAGATACATCACAACAGTCTTCCGATAATAAAGATAATTCGCCTAAAAGCGCAGCACGAGAAAGAATCTTTATCTCACCCCTCGCACGTAATATGGCTGAGGATAAAGGATTAGACATTAACAAGATAAAAGGCACAGGCGGTAATCATCGTATTACAAAACTAGATATTCAACGTGTTGAAGCAAATGGGTACGACTATGCTAGTGATACGACATCTAATGAAGATACAAGTCATGTTCCAACACAGACTGTGGATACAAGTGCGATTGGTGAAGGATTGAATCCTATGCGTCAACGTATTGCTCAAAACATGAGACAAAGTCTTAATAGTACTGCTCAATTAACATTACATCGTAAGGTTGATGCGGATCGCTTGCTAGATTTCAAAGACAGATTAGCTACGGAACTTAAACAAGCAGATCAAGATGTTAAATTAACTGTTACTACATTATTAGCTAAAGCAGTAGTGCTTGCACTTAAAGAATATGGGGCAATGAATGCTCGCTATGAACAAGGCGAGTTAACTGAGTATGAAGATGTTCATTTAGGAATCGCAACGTCTCTAGATGAAGGCCTTATGGTGCCAGTGATTAATCATGCAGATACAAAAAGTATCGGCACTTTAGCCCATGAAATTAAATCATCGGCTGAGGCTGTTCGGGAAGGAAACACAGGAGCAGTACAATTAGAGGGAGCAACATTTACAATTACTAATATGGGTGCTAGTGGTATAGAATACTTTACACCAATTTTAAATTTAGGTGAAACAGGTATTCTAGGCGTTGGTGCTTTAACTAAAGAAGTCGTGCTAGAAGCGGATAACATTAAACAAGTTTCAAAAATTCCTTTAAGCTTGACATTTGATCATCAAATTTTAGATGGTGCAGGTGCGGCCGATTTTCTTAAAGTACTAGCTAAATATATCGAAAACCCTTATTTATTAATGTTATAG
- the isaB gene encoding immunodominant staphylococcal antigen IsaB family protein, with product MKRFAKAFVVSGITLGAILGLNVTEHNGVSNEAKAQTAHSYWYKYNGYTASGGDFVLSNSFYQGLKAGNVTFNGIKVNQKYESKTATKKIYDQTFQQINGNKANNVQFKIASRTVTLDQVKQKYGKNYNYQPSLSKNKTSKTDGLYGYQVGKGNIVFHVKDGYVTSATLS from the coding sequence ATGAAAAGGTTTGCGAAAGCATTTGTCGTAAGTGGTATTACTTTAGGTGCAATTTTAGGTTTAAACGTAACAGAGCATAATGGTGTATCTAATGAAGCAAAGGCACAAACAGCACACAGTTACTGGTATAAATATAATGGTTATACTGCATCGGGTGGCGACTTTGTACTTAGCAATTCATTTTATCAAGGTTTAAAAGCTGGAAACGTTACATTTAATGGTATTAAGGTAAATCAAAAATATGAATCTAAGACTGCTACTAAAAAAATATACGATCAGACATTTCAACAAATTAATGGAAATAAAGCAAACAACGTACAATTTAAAATTGCTTCCAGAACTGTTACTTTAGATCAAGTTAAACAAAAGTATGGAAAAAATTATAATTATCAGCCATCATTATCTAAAAACAAAACAAGTAAGACAGATGGCTTGTACGGTTATCAAGTCGGAAAAGGAAACATCGTTTTCCACGTTAAAGATGGGTATGTCACAAGTGCTACATTGTCATAA
- a CDS encoding BCCT family transporter has product MKNKRKINNTLVYTISVLIIVVITLIAGIFPKAFGMYAQSVYDWITNWFGWLFLIIVFILDVFLIFLAFSRYGRFKLGSDEEEPEFSMLSWIGMLFSAGLGVGIVFWGVAEPLTHYLHSPFPGKIADHSEESARVAMGYTFFHWGISQWSIFAISGLIVAYFQFRKQRNGLISTAMEPVFGEAYKRPFRNIIDILAIIATVMGIATSIGLGIMQIGGGLNHLFDVPNNNFTKILITILMVAIFLGSSLTGLNHGVKWLSNLNILLGAILLIFILIFGDLKFILESYTLAISDYLQHFIEYSLRVNPYSGDDSWIQQWTVFYWAWVISWSPFIGGFVARVSRGRTIREFVVGVLIIPPLISFTWIAGFGGTAIKLALNHNDKLVHIVDKDYTVALFELLSHFPLSEVTSSLAIVLIFIFIVTSADSTTHIVAGMATGGSINPTLKHKVLWGLLIGAFSVAMTIAGGLKSLQTASVITGLPFSIILLLMIFSLMRALKREPIHHFKMTSIDDEKDYSISLEEREKQDEQDNK; this is encoded by the coding sequence ATGAAAAACAAACGAAAAATAAACAATACTCTTGTTTATACTATCTCTGTTTTAATTATTGTTGTTATTACTCTTATTGCGGGTATCTTTCCTAAAGCATTTGGGATGTATGCGCAGAGCGTTTATGATTGGATTACAAATTGGTTTGGTTGGCTATTCCTTATCATTGTCTTTATTTTAGATGTATTTTTAATATTCTTAGCTTTTTCTAGATATGGTCGATTTAAACTTGGTTCGGATGAAGAAGAACCAGAATTTTCCATGCTATCTTGGATTGGCATGTTATTTTCAGCAGGTCTTGGCGTCGGTATAGTCTTTTGGGGTGTTGCAGAACCTTTAACGCATTATCTCCATTCACCCTTCCCTGGAAAAATTGCAGATCACTCTGAAGAATCAGCACGTGTTGCGATGGGATATACATTCTTCCATTGGGGTATTTCACAATGGTCAATATTTGCAATTTCAGGATTAATCGTTGCATACTTTCAATTTAGAAAACAACGTAACGGGCTTATTTCAACAGCTATGGAACCCGTTTTTGGTGAAGCTTATAAACGTCCTTTCAGGAATATTATTGATATATTAGCTATTATCGCAACCGTCATGGGAATTGCTACGTCGATTGGTTTGGGAATTATGCAAATCGGTGGTGGATTAAACCATCTCTTTGATGTTCCTAATAATAATTTCACTAAAATCTTAATTACTATTTTGATGGTAGCCATATTTTTAGGATCTTCATTAACTGGCTTAAATCACGGTGTAAAATGGTTAAGTAATTTAAATATTTTATTAGGTGCTATTTTACTTATATTTATTTTGATTTTTGGAGATTTAAAATTTATTTTAGAATCATACACACTAGCAATTTCTGATTATTTGCAGCATTTTATAGAATATAGTTTACGCGTAAATCCATACTCAGGAGATGATAGTTGGATTCAACAGTGGACTGTTTTCTATTGGGCTTGGGTTATTTCTTGGTCTCCTTTTATTGGGGGCTTTGTAGCAAGAGTATCTCGAGGACGTACAATTAGAGAATTTGTCGTAGGTGTACTCATTATTCCTCCTCTAATTTCGTTTACATGGATTGCAGGTTTTGGAGGTACAGCTATTAAACTTGCTTTAAATCATAACGACAAGCTTGTTCATATTGTAGATAAAGATTATACTGTTGCCTTGTTTGAATTATTATCACATTTTCCATTGTCGGAAGTCACTAGTTCCTTAGCTATTGTACTTATTTTCATCTTTATTGTAACAAGTGCTGATTCAACTACGCATATTGTTGCAGGTATGGCTACAGGTGGTTCTATCAATCCAACTTTAAAACATAAAGTCCTATGGGGTCTACTTATTGGGGCGTTTTCAGTTGCTATGACAATTGCAGGTGGTCTTAAAAGTTTACAAACTGCATCAGTTATTACAGGTCTACCATTCTCTATCATTTTATTATTAATGATATTCTCACTCATGAGGGCTTTAAAAAGAGAACCCATCCATCATTTTAAAATGACATCAATTGATGATGAAAAAGATTACTCTATTTCATTAGAAGAGCGTGAAAAACAGGACGAACAAGATAACAAGTAA